Proteins from a genomic interval of Pantoea deleyi:
- the flgK gene encoding flagellar hook-associated protein FlgK — protein MSSIINSAMSGLSAAQAALSTTSSNISNYTVAGYSRQTALLAQAGSTLQGNSYYGNGVNVTGVQREYDAFIATQLRGASANYSAVDTQHSQISNIDDLLSTATTSLSTSLQGFFTNLQNVVSNANDPSARQSMLSNAQGLVSQFQSTSQYLNNMQISVNADIGSDVKQVNTLTSQIADLNKQIGKLTTGNGATPNDLLDKRDQLVNDLNKMVGVNVSEQDGNYTVSMANGLTLVNGYKSNDLVAMTSSSDPTRTTIGYVDKQAGNVEIPEKLITTGSLGGLLAFRSQDLDLAQNQLGQLAAAFTTSFNDVHKQGFDSQGNQGVDFFNIGSPLVVSSSKNSTGASVTAEWTDTSALKASNYTVSYDGTNWSATRAADGTAVTLTKGTDASGNTTLSFDGLKLTVGASPAPAAKDSFLVKPVQNVINDMSVAITSESQVAAASAVGGESDNRNAQKLLNLQDVKLVSGNATLSQAYASIVSTVGNKTSSLETTSTTQKSVVSQLTERQQSVSGVNLDEEYANLTRYQQYYMANAQVLQTASTVFNALINIR, from the coding sequence ATGTCCAGCATAATTAACTCCGCCATGAGCGGACTGAGTGCCGCGCAGGCCGCTCTGAGCACCACCAGTAGCAACATTAGCAACTACACCGTGGCGGGCTATTCGCGTCAGACCGCCCTGTTAGCCCAGGCCGGCAGCACGCTGCAGGGCAACAGCTACTACGGTAACGGCGTCAACGTGACCGGCGTGCAGCGTGAATATGACGCGTTCATCGCCACGCAGCTGCGCGGTGCCAGCGCGAACTACAGCGCTGTCGACACCCAGCACAGCCAGATTTCAAACATCGACGACCTGCTGTCGACCGCCACCACCAGCCTGTCGACCTCGCTGCAGGGCTTTTTCACCAACCTGCAGAACGTGGTCAGCAACGCCAACGATCCCTCGGCGCGTCAGTCAATGCTCAGTAATGCGCAGGGGCTGGTCAGTCAGTTCCAGAGCACGTCGCAGTATCTGAATAACATGCAGATCAGCGTCAATGCGGATATCGGTTCAGACGTTAAACAGGTCAATACCCTGACCAGCCAGATTGCCGATCTCAACAAGCAGATTGGCAAACTGACCACCGGGAATGGCGCGACCCCCAACGATCTGCTGGATAAACGCGATCAGCTCGTCAATGACCTGAACAAGATGGTCGGCGTAAACGTCTCTGAGCAGGATGGTAACTATACCGTCTCAATGGCAAACGGCCTGACGCTGGTTAACGGCTACAAATCGAACGATCTGGTGGCGATGACCTCCAGCAGCGATCCGACCCGGACCACCATTGGCTATGTCGATAAGCAGGCGGGCAACGTAGAGATCCCGGAAAAACTGATCACCACCGGTTCACTGGGCGGTCTGCTGGCGTTCCGGTCGCAGGATCTGGATCTGGCGCAGAATCAGCTGGGTCAGTTAGCGGCCGCCTTTACCACCAGCTTTAATGATGTTCACAAGCAGGGCTTTGACAGCCAGGGTAATCAGGGCGTCGATTTCTTTAACATTGGCAGCCCGCTGGTCGTCAGCAGCAGCAAAAACAGCACCGGCGCGTCCGTCACCGCAGAGTGGACCGACACCAGCGCGCTGAAAGCGTCCAACTACACCGTCAGCTATGACGGCACAAACTGGAGCGCCACCCGCGCGGCAGACGGTACGGCCGTAACGCTGACAAAGGGAACCGATGCCAGCGGCAACACCACCCTGAGCTTCGATGGCCTGAAGCTGACGGTCGGCGCATCGCCCGCACCCGCCGCGAAAGACAGCTTCCTGGTGAAGCCGGTGCAGAACGTGATCAACGACATGTCAGTGGCGATTACCAGCGAATCACAGGTCGCGGCGGCGTCTGCCGTCGGCGGAGAGAGCGATAACCGCAACGCGCAGAAGCTGCTGAACCTGCAGGACGTGAAACTGGTCAGCGGCAACGCCACGCTGTCGCAGGCTTACGCCAGCATCGTCAGCACCGTGGGTAACAAAACCAGTTCGCTGGAAACCACCAGCACCACCCAGAAAAGCGTGGTCAGCCAGCTGACCGAGCGCCAGCAGTCAGTCTCTGGTGTCAACCTCGACGAGGAGTACGCCAACCTGACCAGATATCAGCAATATTACATGGCAAATGCGCAGGTGCTGCAGACTGCCAGCACCGTGTTTAACGCATTGATCAATATTCGCTAA
- the flgJ gene encoding flagellar assembly peptidoglycan hydrolase FlgJ has protein sequence MADMQSVMSAAYDSRSLNELKHQASNDPKGHALQVARQVEGMFVQMMLKSMREALPQDGIMSNEQTKLFTSMYDQQIAQEMGKRGLGLAETIVKQMQPATAPDETAGTVPMKLDNSFILSTSGAIPMHAQQLEQIVRKAMPRLPAASPTGLPGDSREFIAQLMQPAQAASQQSGIPHHLILAQAALESGWGQRQILTRDGKPSYNVFGIKASGDWKGETTDIMTTEYEQGEAKKVRASFRVYNSYFEALTDYVKLLTRNPRYAAVTNAASAEQGAQALQAAGYATDPKYAQKLVGMIQQFKSMGEKVVKAYTQDVGDLF, from the coding sequence ATGGCTGATATGCAATCTGTGATGAGTGCGGCTTACGACAGCCGCTCCCTGAATGAACTGAAACACCAGGCCAGCAACGATCCGAAAGGCCATGCGTTGCAGGTGGCGCGTCAGGTCGAAGGGATGTTTGTACAGATGATGCTGAAGAGTATGCGTGAAGCGTTGCCGCAGGACGGCATCATGAGCAACGAGCAGACTAAACTCTTTACCTCTATGTATGACCAGCAGATTGCGCAGGAGATGGGGAAGCGCGGCCTTGGCCTGGCGGAAACCATCGTCAAACAGATGCAGCCCGCCACCGCGCCGGATGAAACCGCCGGTACGGTGCCGATGAAGCTGGACAACAGCTTCATCCTCAGCACCAGTGGAGCGATACCGATGCATGCCCAGCAGCTGGAGCAGATCGTGCGCAAAGCGATGCCGCGTCTGCCCGCCGCATCTCCGACCGGCCTGCCTGGCGACAGCCGCGAGTTTATCGCCCAGCTGATGCAACCGGCGCAGGCCGCCAGCCAGCAGAGCGGCATTCCTCATCACCTGATTCTGGCACAGGCCGCGCTGGAGTCAGGCTGGGGACAGCGCCAGATCCTGACCCGCGACGGCAAACCGAGCTACAACGTGTTCGGAATTAAAGCCAGCGGCGACTGGAAGGGCGAGACGACGGATATCATGACCACCGAATATGAGCAGGGCGAAGCGAAGAAAGTGCGCGCCAGCTTCCGGGTCTATAACTCCTATTTTGAAGCGCTGACCGACTACGTCAAACTGCTGACCAGAAACCCGCGTTATGCGGCGGTAACGAACGCCGCCAGCGCAGAGCAGGGCGCGCAGGCTCTGCAGGCGGCGGGCTATGCCACCGATCCTAAATATGCGCAAAAGCTGGTGGGAATGATTCAGCAATTCAAAAGCATGGGTGAAAAAGTCGTTAAAGCCTACACCCAGGACGTGGGCGATCTGTTCTGA
- a CDS encoding flagellar basal body P-ring protein FlgI — translation MKKLTLLRAGLALLLSVSLLARADLIRDLTTVQGVRDNQLLGYGLVVGLDGTGDQTTQTPFTTQTVSNMLSQLGITVPAGTNMQLKNVAAVMVTAKLPAFARQGQNLDVVVSSLGNAKSLRGGTLLMTPLKGVDNQVYALAQGNILVGGAGASAGGSSVQVNQLNGGRITGGATVERELQSNFGSQNTINLQLNNEDFSMAQRIADAINARGGYGSAQPLDARTVQIRVSPNNGAQVRLLADIQNINVSIPVEDAKVIINSRTGSVVMNREVTLNQCAVAQGNLSVTVNQQQNVSQPDTPLAGGQTVATTQTQIDLRQSGGALQRVNASASLNNVVRALNALGASPIELMSILQSMQSAGCLRAKLEII, via the coding sequence ATGAAAAAGTTAACGCTGTTACGCGCCGGGCTGGCGCTGCTCCTGAGTGTCAGCCTGCTGGCCAGGGCGGATTTGATTCGCGATCTCACCACGGTACAGGGCGTACGTGATAACCAGCTGCTGGGCTATGGCCTGGTGGTGGGCCTCGATGGCACCGGTGACCAGACGACGCAGACGCCCTTTACCACGCAGACCGTGAGCAACATGCTCTCCCAGCTGGGGATCACCGTGCCGGCCGGCACCAACATGCAGCTGAAAAACGTGGCGGCCGTTATGGTGACGGCAAAACTGCCTGCGTTTGCCCGTCAGGGACAGAATCTGGACGTGGTGGTTTCCTCGTTGGGTAACGCCAAGAGCCTGCGCGGCGGCACGCTGTTAATGACGCCGCTGAAAGGGGTCGATAACCAGGTTTACGCGCTGGCGCAGGGTAACATCCTGGTCGGCGGCGCGGGCGCCTCCGCGGGCGGCAGCAGCGTTCAGGTAAACCAGCTCAACGGGGGCCGCATCACCGGCGGGGCGACTGTTGAACGTGAACTGCAGAGCAACTTTGGCTCGCAGAACACCATCAACCTGCAGCTGAATAACGAAGATTTCTCGATGGCGCAGCGTATCGCCGACGCGATTAACGCGCGCGGCGGCTATGGCTCGGCGCAGCCGCTGGATGCCCGGACCGTGCAGATCCGCGTGTCGCCAAACAATGGCGCGCAGGTGCGTCTGCTGGCCGATATTCAGAACATCAACGTCTCGATTCCGGTCGAAGATGCGAAGGTGATCATTAACTCACGTACCGGCTCGGTGGTGATGAACCGCGAAGTGACGCTGAACCAGTGTGCAGTGGCGCAGGGCAACCTGTCGGTCACGGTCAATCAGCAGCAGAACGTCAGCCAGCCTGACACGCCGCTGGCCGGGGGACAGACGGTGGCGACGACGCAGACCCAGATCGATCTGCGTCAGTCCGGTGGTGCGCTGCAGCGTGTGAATGCCAGCGCCAGCCTGAACAACGTGGTGCGTGCGCTGAACGCGCTGGGGGCATCGCCTATCGAACTGATGTCGATTCTGCAGTCGATGCAGAGTGCCGGCTGTCTGCGTGCCAAACTGGAAATTATCTGA
- a CDS encoding flagellar basal body L-ring protein FlgH, which translates to MAKQQILKPGHWLVASLLLTLNGCALVPRTPLVEGATTAQPLPSAPPVVNGSIFQGVAPLNYGYQPLFEDRRPRNIGDTLTITLQENVSASKSSSANASRDGKNSFGLSAVPTGLAGLVGANGEKANLSAEGKNDFAGKGGASANNTFTGTITVTVDQVLSNGNLHVVGEKQIAINQGTEFIRFSGVVNPRTISASNAVLSTAVADARIEYVGNGYINEAQTMGWLQRFFLNISPM; encoded by the coding sequence GTGGCGAAGCAACAGATTCTCAAGCCTGGACATTGGTTAGTCGCCTCATTGCTGCTAACCCTTAACGGATGTGCGCTGGTCCCGCGGACCCCGCTGGTCGAGGGCGCAACCACGGCGCAGCCGCTGCCGTCCGCGCCACCGGTGGTCAACGGATCGATTTTTCAGGGCGTCGCACCGCTGAACTACGGCTATCAGCCGCTGTTTGAAGATCGCCGTCCTCGCAACATTGGCGATACCCTGACCATCACCCTGCAGGAAAACGTCAGCGCCAGCAAAAGTTCGTCGGCGAATGCCAGCCGTGATGGCAAAAACAGCTTTGGCCTGAGTGCCGTTCCGACCGGCCTGGCGGGACTGGTGGGGGCAAATGGCGAAAAAGCCAACCTCAGTGCCGAAGGCAAAAACGACTTCGCAGGTAAAGGCGGCGCATCTGCCAATAACACCTTTACCGGCACCATTACCGTCACCGTGGATCAGGTGCTGTCGAACGGCAACCTGCACGTCGTCGGTGAAAAACAGATCGCCATTAATCAGGGCACAGAGTTCATTCGCTTCTCGGGCGTGGTCAACCCACGCACCATCAGCGCCAGCAACGCTGTGTTATCTACCGCGGTCGCCGATGCACGTATTGAGTACGTCGGTAATGGCTATATCAATGAGGCGCAGACCATGGGCTGGTTGCAGCGCTTCTTCCTGAACATCTCTCCGATGTAA
- the flgG gene encoding flagellar basal-body rod protein FlgG, producing the protein MIRSLWIAKTGLDAQQMNMDVIANNLANVSTNGFKRSRAVFEDLMYQTMRQPGTQSSEQTTLPSGLQIGTGVRPVTTERLHTQGNLSQTSNSKDIAINGQGYFQIQMPDGTSAYTRDGAFQVDQNGQLVTNSGFPVQPGITIPANATSITVSRDGVVSVTQQGQAQAAQVGQLTLSTFMNDAGLDSVGENLYKETQASGAPTDSTPGQNGAGLLYQGYTETSNVNVAEELVTMIQTQRAYEINSKAISTSDQMLAKLTQI; encoded by the coding sequence ATGATTCGTTCTTTATGGATCGCTAAGACCGGTCTTGATGCGCAGCAGATGAACATGGACGTCATTGCCAACAACCTGGCAAACGTCAGCACCAACGGTTTTAAACGTTCGCGTGCCGTGTTCGAAGATCTGATGTACCAGACCATGCGTCAGCCGGGCACGCAGTCGTCTGAACAGACGACGCTGCCATCCGGCCTGCAGATTGGTACCGGTGTACGTCCGGTGACCACGGAGCGCCTGCACACTCAGGGCAACCTGTCGCAGACCAGTAACTCAAAAGATATCGCCATCAACGGCCAGGGCTATTTTCAGATTCAGATGCCGGATGGCACCTCGGCTTATACCCGTGACGGCGCGTTTCAGGTGGATCAGAACGGCCAGCTGGTGACCAACTCCGGTTTCCCGGTGCAGCCCGGCATTACCATTCCGGCTAACGCCACCAGCATCACGGTCTCCCGTGACGGTGTGGTCAGCGTGACCCAGCAGGGTCAGGCGCAGGCCGCGCAGGTGGGTCAGTTAACCCTGAGCACCTTTATGAACGATGCCGGTCTCGATAGCGTGGGTGAAAACCTCTACAAGGAAACCCAGGCCTCAGGTGCGCCGACGGACAGCACGCCAGGCCAGAACGGCGCCGGTCTGCTCTATCAGGGCTACACCGAAACCTCGAACGTTAACGTGGCGGAAGAGCTGGTCACCATGATCCAGACGCAGCGCGCCTACGAAATCAACAGCAAGGCGATCAGTACCTCCGATCAGATGCTGGCGAAATTAACACAGATTTAA
- a CDS encoding flagellar basal body rod protein FlgF: MDHAIYTAMGAASQTLDQQAVTASNLANASTPGFRAQLNALRAVPVSGWSLPTRTLVAASTPGADMSQGAMDYTERPLDVAVQQDGWLAVRTADGSEAYTRNGNMQISPNGTLTVQGNPVMGDGGPIVIPQGTEITIAADGSITGLNAGDSPNATVQLGKLKLVRATGQELQRSDDGMFRPTAATQATRGAALQADATMQVMPGVLEGSNVKPVETMVDMIANARRFEMQMKVITNVDENEQKANQLLNMS, encoded by the coding sequence ATGGATCACGCGATATATACCGCGATGGGCGCGGCCAGCCAGACGCTGGATCAGCAGGCGGTTACCGCCAGCAACCTCGCCAACGCCTCCACACCCGGCTTTCGTGCACAGCTCAATGCGCTGCGCGCCGTGCCGGTGAGTGGCTGGTCACTGCCTACCCGTACGCTGGTAGCCGCCTCGACGCCGGGCGCGGACATGAGCCAGGGCGCGATGGATTACACCGAGCGTCCGCTGGATGTGGCGGTGCAGCAGGATGGCTGGCTGGCCGTACGGACCGCAGACGGCAGTGAAGCCTATACCCGCAACGGCAATATGCAGATCAGCCCCAACGGTACGCTGACGGTTCAGGGCAATCCTGTGATGGGCGATGGCGGCCCGATTGTGATCCCACAGGGCACGGAGATCACCATCGCGGCAGATGGCTCCATTACCGGGCTGAATGCCGGTGATTCACCCAACGCCACGGTTCAGCTGGGCAAACTCAAACTGGTGCGGGCGACCGGCCAGGAGTTACAGCGCAGCGACGACGGCATGTTCCGGCCGACTGCGGCGACGCAGGCCACCCGCGGCGCGGCTCTGCAGGCGGACGCCACCATGCAGGTTATGCCGGGCGTGCTGGAAGGCAGCAACGTCAAACCGGTAGAAACCATGGTCGATATGATCGCCAACGCCCGACGTTTTGAGATGCAGATGAAAGTCATCACCAACGTCGACGAAAATGAACAGAAAGCCAATCAGCTCCTGAACATGAGCTAA
- the flgE gene encoding flagellar hook protein FlgE — protein MSFSQAVSGLGAASSNLDVIGNNIANSATAGFKSSTIAFADMFAGSNVGLGTKVAAVIQNFNDGATTTTSRGLDVALSGNGFFRMTDSSGGVFYSRNGQFTLDANRNLVNTQGLNVTGYPASGSPATIQAGANPVALRIPTEQMSARATTTAGLVANLNSTDTTPSVTTFSTANADSYNKKTTVTVFDSQGNDHALDMYFSKDATSNSWTVRTIDGETGSSAGDFRMAFDTSGKLTSVSKLDASGAVVSTTTDGTVGLTLNAGGANGAVANQPISMSMLGSLQQNTGATTFGSPTQDGYAPGDLTSYAINDDGTITGTYSNQKTQLLGQIVLASFSNPEGLQSKGDNVWQASNASGQAAVGLANTGTFGSLTAGALESSNVDMSKELVNMIVAQRNYQANAQTIKTQDQILNTLVNLR, from the coding sequence ATGTCATTTTCCCAAGCGGTCAGCGGCCTTGGTGCTGCTTCAAGTAACCTTGATGTCATCGGTAACAACATCGCCAACTCCGCGACAGCGGGCTTTAAATCCAGCACCATCGCGTTCGCCGATATGTTTGCCGGTTCTAACGTCGGCCTCGGCACCAAAGTCGCGGCGGTCATTCAGAACTTCAACGACGGTGCGACCACCACCACCAGCCGTGGGCTGGATGTGGCGCTGAGCGGTAACGGCTTCTTCCGTATGACCGACAGCAGCGGCGGCGTCTTCTATTCCCGTAACGGCCAGTTCACGCTGGATGCCAACCGTAACCTGGTCAACACCCAGGGCCTGAACGTGACCGGCTATCCGGCCAGCGGTTCACCGGCCACCATTCAGGCGGGTGCGAACCCGGTGGCGCTGCGTATTCCAACCGAGCAGATGTCCGCGCGTGCCACGACCACCGCCGGTCTGGTTGCTAACCTGAACTCCACGGATACCACGCCTTCCGTCACCACCTTCTCGACGGCGAACGCGGACAGCTACAACAAGAAAACCACCGTGACCGTGTTCGACTCGCAGGGTAATGACCACGCGCTCGACATGTATTTCTCGAAAGATGCCACCAGCAACAGCTGGACCGTGCGCACCATCGATGGCGAAACCGGCAGCTCGGCGGGTGACTTCCGCATGGCGTTTGACACCAGCGGTAAGCTGACCAGCGTTTCTAAGCTGGACGCCAGCGGCGCAGTTGTCAGCACTACCACAGATGGCACCGTCGGCCTGACGCTGAACGCGGGCGGCGCCAACGGTGCGGTCGCGAACCAGCCAATCAGCATGAGCATGCTGGGCAGCCTGCAGCAGAACACCGGCGCCACTACCTTTGGCAGCCCGACTCAGGATGGCTATGCGCCAGGCGATCTGACCAGCTACGCGATCAACGATGACGGCACCATCACCGGCACCTACTCAAACCAGAAAACCCAGCTGCTGGGTCAGATCGTACTGGCGAGCTTCTCTAACCCGGAAGGTCTGCAGTCGAAGGGCGACAACGTCTGGCAGGCTTCGAACGCCTCCGGTCAGGCAGCGGTTGGCCTGGCGAACACCGGCACCTTTGGTTCACTGACGGCGGGCGCGCTGGAATCGTCCAACGTCGATATGAGTAAAGAGCTGGTGAACATGATCGTTGCGCAGCGTAACTATCAGGCGAACGCGCAGACCATCAAAACTCAGGACCAGATTCTCAACACGCTGGTTAACTTACGTTAA
- the flgD gene encoding flagellar hook assembly protein FlgD, whose protein sequence is MAIAVGVNEKLDPTVLSSSSTSGTGNSAQDLQNQFLTMLVTQLQNQDPTNPMDNSQLTTQLAQINTLSGIEKLNTTLGSISGQINTSQSLQSSTLIGHGVMVNGGQILVGQGTTTPFGVELTSASTAATATIKDASGSVIDTVDLGALSAGVHTFSWDGKLTDGSAAPDGKYTVAIAASNGSTQLVAQPLNYAYVNGVSTANDTTKLDLGTMGSATLDDVRQIL, encoded by the coding sequence ATGGCTATTGCGGTAGGCGTTAATGAAAAGCTGGACCCCACGGTCCTCAGCTCATCCAGCACCAGCGGCACCGGTAACAGTGCGCAGGATCTGCAGAATCAGTTCCTGACCATGCTGGTGACACAGTTACAGAACCAGGATCCCACCAATCCGATGGATAACAGCCAGCTCACCACGCAGCTGGCGCAGATCAATACCCTGAGCGGCATTGAAAAACTGAACACCACGCTGGGTTCGATCTCCGGGCAGATCAACACCAGCCAGTCGCTGCAGAGCTCCACGCTGATTGGTCATGGCGTGATGGTTAATGGCGGGCAGATCCTGGTCGGCCAGGGCACCACCACCCCCTTTGGCGTTGAGCTGACCTCCGCCTCGACTGCGGCTACCGCCACAATCAAGGATGCCAGCGGTTCCGTGATCGACACCGTCGATCTGGGTGCGCTGAGCGCAGGCGTTCACACCTTCTCGTGGGATGGCAAGCTCACCGATGGCTCTGCCGCTCCGGATGGTAAATACACTGTTGCGATTGCCGCAAGCAATGGCAGCACACAACTGGTGGCACAACCGCTTAACTACGCCTACGTCAACGGGGTGAGTACGGCCAACGACACCACAAAACTGGATCTCGGCACCATGGGCTCCGCCACCCTTGACGACGTACGTCAGATTCTCTGA
- the flgC gene encoding flagellar basal body rod protein FlgC: MALLNIFDIAGSAMTAQSQRLNVSASNLANADSVTGPDGKPYVAKQVVFQTDAAPGAATGGVKVAKVVDDPTPPKLVYDPGNPMADAKGYVKMPNVDVVSESVNTMSASRSYQANVEVLNTVKSMMMKTLTLGQ, from the coding sequence ATGGCCTTGCTGAACATTTTTGACATTGCCGGCTCAGCGATGACCGCGCAATCACAGCGATTAAACGTCAGTGCCAGTAACCTGGCCAACGCCGACAGCGTCACCGGCCCCGATGGCAAACCTTACGTGGCCAAGCAGGTGGTCTTCCAGACCGATGCGGCGCCTGGCGCTGCGACCGGTGGCGTGAAAGTGGCGAAAGTGGTGGATGATCCCACGCCGCCGAAGCTGGTCTACGACCCGGGCAATCCGATGGCGGATGCCAAAGGCTACGTGAAGATGCCAAACGTGGATGTGGTCTCGGAAAGCGTCAACACCATGTCGGCGTCCCGCAGTTACCAGGCCAACGTTGAGGTACTCAACACCGTGAAGTCGATGATGATGAAAACCCTGACGCTCGGACAATAA
- the flgB gene encoding flagellar basal body rod protein FlgB has protein sequence MLDKLDAALKFGTEALNLRAQRQEILASNIANADTPGYQARDIDFASELSRVMSNGRAEGSSMALKVTSARHIEAQTNSAPSMDMLYRIPDQPSADGNTVDMDRERTQFADNSLKYQTDLTLISSQIKGMMSVLQGQ, from the coding sequence ATGCTCGACAAACTGGATGCGGCGCTGAAATTTGGAACCGAGGCCCTCAACCTGCGTGCTCAGCGTCAGGAGATCCTGGCGTCAAACATTGCCAACGCCGATACCCCTGGCTATCAGGCCCGGGATATCGACTTTGCCAGCGAGCTGAGTCGGGTGATGTCCAACGGTCGTGCGGAAGGCAGCAGCATGGCGTTAAAAGTCACGTCAGCCCGTCACATTGAAGCACAGACCAACAGTGCGCCCTCGATGGACATGCTTTATCGGATCCCCGATCAGCCTTCTGCCGACGGTAACACCGTAGATATGGACCGTGAACGTACCCAGTTCGCGGATAACAGCCTGAAATATCAAACCGACCTCACCCTCATCAGCAGCCAGATCAAAGGCATGATGAGCGTGTTACAAGGGCAATAA
- the flgA gene encoding flagellar basal body P-ring formation chaperone FlgA produces the protein MRRYLTLLTSLLVAIALPASAGDLTAQLNQFFKARDVQHAAGMEVVIRTPQEQWPACESPQFSLPGNSRLWGNMSVAANCGENRRYLQVQVQVTGTYLVATRLLSRGSSVSESDFTLQTGRLDTLPARALLNSDAVADAVVLRDIQPGQPINPSTLRQPWRVKAGQNVIVIASGDGFDASGEGQALNNAARSQWVRVRMGNGQIVSGKVREDGNILITL, from the coding sequence ATGCGTCGATATCTGACTCTGCTGACCAGCCTGCTGGTTGCAATCGCCCTGCCGGCGTCTGCCGGGGATCTCACGGCACAACTAAATCAGTTTTTTAAAGCGCGTGACGTGCAGCATGCGGCGGGCATGGAGGTGGTGATTCGCACCCCACAGGAGCAGTGGCCCGCCTGTGAGTCGCCGCAGTTCAGCCTGCCGGGCAACAGCCGGCTCTGGGGCAATATGAGCGTGGCGGCCAACTGCGGTGAGAACCGCCGTTACCTTCAGGTGCAGGTTCAGGTAACGGGCACCTATCTGGTGGCGACCCGTCTGCTGAGCCGTGGCAGCAGCGTCAGCGAGAGCGACTTCACGCTGCAGACGGGCCGCCTGGACACTCTGCCCGCCCGCGCCCTGCTGAACAGCGACGCCGTCGCCGATGCCGTGGTGCTGCGCGATATTCAGCCCGGCCAGCCGATTAACCCCTCCACGCTGCGTCAGCCGTGGCGGGTCAAGGCCGGTCAGAACGTGATTGTGATTGCCAGCGGCGACGGTTTTGATGCCAGTGGCGAGGGGCAGGCGCTGAACAACGCCGCCCGTTCGCAGTGGGTGCGGGTGAGGATGGGAAATGGCCAGATTGTCAGCGGTAAGGTGCGCGAGGATGGGAATATTCTTATAACGCTGTAA
- the flgM gene encoding flagellar biosynthesis anti-sigma factor FlgM, producing MSIDRTQPLKPASTVQSRDTSEPGSSKVRQSASPVASAPAAAQVSLSSAQSQLMQPSSKDINVERVEQLKTAIRNGELKMDTGKIADALIADTKAYLEGN from the coding sequence ATGAGCATTGACAGAACGCAACCTCTGAAACCCGCCAGCACCGTACAGAGCCGTGACACCAGCGAGCCTGGCAGCAGCAAGGTGCGTCAGAGTGCCAGCCCGGTCGCGAGCGCACCGGCGGCAGCCCAGGTCAGCCTGAGCAGCGCACAGTCACAGCTGATGCAGCCGAGCAGCAAAGACATTAACGTCGAGCGCGTTGAACAACTGAAAACCGCCATTCGCAATGGCGAACTGAAGATGGATACCGGCAAAATCGCTGATGCGCTGATTGCCGACACGAAGGCGTATTTAGAGGGTAATTAA
- the flgN gene encoding flagellar export chaperone FlgN — MSNLQTTLDKMQDVLASLSAVLEEEQQQLAAGSINSHLLQRITEDKSALLTTLNYLDEMRRTAEQSQATSAPYRGQNDMARRWETIQQHSRRLQDANVHNGLLLQHQIRYTEQALEVLKPHQTQAFYGPDGRGKGQATLSRKA, encoded by the coding sequence ATGAGTAATTTGCAGACCACATTAGATAAGATGCAGGATGTCCTGGCGTCGCTCTCCGCTGTGCTGGAAGAAGAGCAGCAGCAGCTGGCAGCCGGCAGCATCAACAGTCATCTGTTGCAGCGTATCACCGAAGATAAGAGCGCGTTGCTGACGACGCTGAACTATCTGGATGAGATGCGCCGGACCGCCGAACAAAGTCAGGCGACATCCGCACCTTATCGTGGTCAGAACGACATGGCGCGCCGCTGGGAAACTATTCAGCAGCACTCCCGTCGTCTGCAGGATGCCAACGTGCATAATGGCCTGCTGCTGCAACATCAGATCCGCTACACCGAACAGGCGCTGGAAGTGCTGAAGCCGCATCAGACGCAGGCCTTTTACGGCCCGGATGGCCGGGGAAAAGGTCAGGCGACCCTGAGTCGTAAAGCCTGA